A DNA window from Frankiales bacterium contains the following coding sequences:
- a CDS encoding MBL fold metallo-hydrolase: MRLVLLGVRGATPAPGAEFVRYGGHTSCVAVVPDGGDVPTLVLDAGTGLRELTPRLGGAAFRGSILVSHLHWDHVQGLPFFAAGDRPDAEVALHVPAQDGRSGRDLLATSMAPPSFPITPDGLQGSWEFRTVEEGEQLVEGFHVRAAEVAHKGGRTFGYRVSDEQGSIAYVPDHVISAGVGERVRDLLDGVDVLLHDAQFVESERRWADAYAHSTVEDAVALARECGVRRLVLFHHGPARTDDALDAIAESYAGDRLVSVARQGDELVVPSP, translated from the coding sequence GTGCGCCTCGTCCTGCTCGGCGTGCGGGGGGCGACCCCCGCACCCGGAGCCGAGTTCGTCCGCTACGGCGGCCACACGTCGTGCGTGGCGGTGGTGCCCGACGGCGGTGACGTCCCCACCCTCGTCCTCGACGCCGGGACCGGCCTGCGCGAGCTCACCCCGCGCCTGGGCGGCGCGGCCTTCCGCGGCAGCATCCTCGTGAGCCACCTGCACTGGGACCACGTGCAGGGGCTGCCCTTCTTCGCCGCGGGGGACCGGCCCGACGCCGAGGTCGCGCTGCACGTCCCGGCCCAGGACGGCCGGTCCGGCCGCGACCTGCTGGCGACCTCGATGGCCCCGCCCAGCTTCCCGATCACGCCCGACGGGCTGCAGGGGTCGTGGGAGTTCCGCACGGTCGAGGAGGGCGAGCAGCTCGTCGAGGGGTTCCACGTCCGGGCGGCCGAGGTCGCGCACAAGGGCGGGCGCACCTTCGGCTACCGGGTCAGCGACGAGCAGGGCTCGATCGCCTACGTGCCCGACCACGTCATCTCCGCCGGCGTCGGGGAGCGGGTGCGCGACCTGCTCGACGGCGTCGACGTGCTGCTGCACGACGCGCAGTTCGTCGAGAGCGAGCGCCGCTGGGCCGACGCCTACGCGCACTCCACCGTGGAGGACGCCGTGGCGCTCGCCCGCGAGTGCGGCGTACGTCGGCTCGTGCTGTTCCACCACGGCCCGGCCCGCACCGACGACGCGCTCGACGCCATCGCCGAGTCCTACGCCGGCGACCGGCTGGTCTCGGTGGCGCGTCAGGGCGACGAGCTCGTCGTGCCCTCGCCCTGA
- a CDS encoding endonuclease/exonuclease/phosphatase family protein, translating to MEDEAPARRRHPVLATVAVLLCALVAVPTVSRALGAEPGLLGVLTAVMPFVTVVAVVALLVALLSRNLVVIGVAALLAVVNVAWQVPIYVADPGDSGHPVLRVMASNLRFGSADAQDVVDLVKAQDVDVLALEELTPDAVRRLHDAGLDDLLPYHVARPEDSFTGTGLWSRLPLTDERTLAGTISQTVAARATVAGTVVTVVAVHPLAPAPYDHTGRGEDFAALRTDLAQVSGPVVVAGDFNATRDQAPFRGLESDGFRDAADQAGAGFQPTFPHTGDSRPLVAIDHVVGRDLPWRATSWQTFPVFRTDHLAVVATYG from the coding sequence GTGGAGGACGAGGCACCGGCGCGACGCCGGCACCCGGTGCTCGCCACCGTCGCGGTGCTGCTGTGCGCGCTCGTCGCCGTCCCCACCGTCTCGCGCGCGCTGGGCGCCGAGCCGGGGCTGCTCGGGGTGCTCACCGCCGTCATGCCGTTCGTGACGGTCGTCGCCGTCGTCGCCCTGCTGGTGGCGCTGCTGTCGCGCAACCTCGTCGTCATCGGCGTCGCGGCGCTGCTCGCGGTGGTCAACGTCGCGTGGCAGGTGCCGATCTACGTCGCCGACCCCGGCGACTCGGGCCACCCCGTGCTGCGGGTGATGGCGAGCAACCTGCGCTTCGGCAGCGCCGACGCCCAGGACGTGGTCGACCTCGTGAAGGCGCAGGACGTGGACGTGCTGGCCCTCGAGGAGCTGACGCCGGACGCCGTGCGCCGGCTGCACGACGCGGGGCTCGACGACCTGCTGCCCTACCACGTGGCCCGGCCGGAGGACTCCTTCACGGGCACGGGCCTGTGGTCGCGGCTCCCGCTCACCGACGAGCGCACGCTGGCCGGCACCATCTCGCAGACGGTGGCGGCCCGGGCGACCGTGGCGGGCACGGTGGTGACCGTGGTCGCCGTGCACCCCCTCGCGCCCGCGCCCTACGACCACACCGGCCGCGGCGAGGACTTCGCCGCACTGCGCACCGACCTCGCGCAGGTGAGCGGTCCGGTGGTGGTGGCCGGCGACTTCAACGCCACGCGCGACCAGGCCCCTTTCCGCGGGCTGGAGTCCGACGGCTTCCGCGACGCCGCGGACCAGGCGGGCGCGGGCTTCCAGCCGACGTTCCCGCACACCGGTGACAGCCGGCCGCTCGTGGCGATCGACCACGTCGTCGGGCGGGACCTGCCCTGGCGGGCCACCTCGTGGCAGACCTTCCCGGTGTTCCGCACCGACCACCTCGCCGTCGTCGCGACCTACGGCTGA
- a CDS encoding aspartate-semialdehyde dehydrogenase, with protein MRSNPTVAVVGATGQVGGVMRRLLDERGFPLGAVRFLASARSAGTTLPWRGTDVTVEDAATADLTGIDIALFSAGGATSRALAPRYAEAGAVVIDNSSAWRMDPDVPLVVSEVNPHALDEVRKGIVANPNCTTMAAMPVLRPLHQEAGLRRLVVSTYQAVSGSGLSGVEELESQVRAAVDQDIAGLVHDGRSVILPEPKKYVRPIAFDVVPLAGSIVDDGSLETDEEQKLRNESRKILGIPDLLVSGTCVRVPVFTGHSLSINAEFDRPLPVARATELLEAAPGVEVTDVPTPLQAAGADPSYVGRIRQDSSVPDGRGLVLFVSNDNLRKGAALNAVQIAELLVGR; from the coding sequence ATGCGCAGCAACCCCACCGTCGCCGTCGTCGGCGCCACCGGGCAGGTCGGCGGCGTGATGCGCCGCCTGCTCGACGAGCGCGGCTTCCCCCTCGGTGCCGTGCGCTTCCTCGCCTCGGCCCGCTCGGCCGGCACCACCCTGCCGTGGCGCGGCACCGACGTCACCGTCGAGGACGCCGCCACCGCCGACCTCACCGGCATCGACATCGCGCTGTTCTCCGCCGGCGGGGCGACCTCGCGCGCGCTCGCGCCCCGCTACGCCGAGGCGGGCGCCGTCGTGATCGACAACAGCTCCGCCTGGCGCATGGACCCCGACGTCCCGCTCGTCGTGAGCGAGGTCAACCCGCACGCGCTCGACGAGGTCCGCAAGGGCATCGTCGCGAACCCCAACTGCACCACCATGGCCGCGATGCCCGTGCTGCGCCCGCTGCACCAGGAGGCCGGTCTGCGGCGCCTGGTCGTGAGCACCTACCAGGCCGTGTCGGGCAGCGGGCTGTCCGGCGTCGAGGAGCTCGAGTCGCAGGTGCGCGCCGCCGTCGACCAGGACATCGCCGGGCTGGTGCACGACGGCCGCTCGGTGATCCTGCCGGAGCCCAAGAAGTACGTGCGGCCGATCGCGTTCGACGTGGTGCCGCTGGCCGGCAGCATCGTCGACGACGGCTCCCTCGAGACCGACGAGGAGCAGAAGCTGCGCAACGAGAGCCGCAAGATCCTCGGCATCCCGGACCTGCTCGTGAGCGGCACCTGCGTGCGCGTCCCCGTGTTCACCGGCCACTCGCTGTCGATCAACGCGGAGTTCGACCGGCCGCTGCCGGTCGCGCGCGCGACCGAGCTGCTCGAGGCCGCGCCCGGCGTGGAGGTCACCGACGTCCCGACGCCGCTGCAGGCCGCCGGCGCCGACCCGTCCTACGTCGGCCGCATCCGGCAGGACTCCTCCGTGCCCGACGGCCGCGGCCTCGTGCTGTTCGTGAGCAACGACAACCTGCGCAAGGGCGCGGCCCTCAACGCCGTGCAGATCGCCGAGCTGCTCGTCGGCCGCTGA
- a CDS encoding aspartate kinase, giving the protein MGLVVQKYGGSSVADAASIKRVARRIVETKQAGDDVVVVVSAMGDTTDDLIDLAEQVSPHPAARELDMLLTAGERISMAVLAMAIHDLGVEARSYTGSQAGLITDSVHGRARIIDVTPGRIQSAIADGAVPIVAGFQGVAQDTKDITTLGRGGSDTTAVALAAALGADVCEIYTDVDGIFTADPRIAPRARQVPAITYEEMLELAASGAKVLHLRCVEYARRFDLPIHVRSSFSAKTGTFVVSDTSRPEGDDVEQPIIAGVAHDLGDAKITVVGVPDKPGMAAAIFRAVADAEVNLDMIVQNVSAAATGRTDVTFTCPTSDGQKALAAIEKIRHEIEFEDLRYDDDIAKVSLIGAGMRSHPGVSATFFAALSEAGVNVEMISTSEIRISVVTRTQDAGPAVRAVHAAFGLDADGEAVVYGGTGR; this is encoded by the coding sequence GTGGGACTCGTGGTCCAGAAGTACGGCGGGTCCTCCGTGGCCGACGCCGCGAGCATCAAGCGCGTCGCCCGCCGCATCGTCGAGACCAAGCAGGCCGGCGACGACGTCGTGGTGGTCGTCTCGGCCATGGGCGACACGACCGACGACCTCATCGACCTCGCCGAGCAGGTGAGCCCGCACCCCGCAGCCCGCGAGCTCGACATGCTGCTGACCGCGGGCGAGCGCATCTCGATGGCCGTGCTCGCGATGGCGATCCACGACCTCGGGGTCGAGGCGCGGTCCTACACCGGCTCCCAGGCCGGCCTCATCACCGACTCCGTCCACGGCCGCGCGCGCATCATCGACGTCACGCCGGGCCGCATCCAGAGCGCGATCGCCGACGGCGCGGTGCCGATCGTGGCCGGCTTCCAGGGCGTCGCCCAGGACACCAAGGACATCACCACCCTCGGCCGCGGCGGCTCGGACACCACGGCCGTGGCGCTCGCCGCCGCGCTCGGCGCCGACGTCTGCGAGATCTACACCGACGTCGACGGCATCTTCACCGCGGACCCGCGCATCGCCCCGCGCGCCCGCCAGGTGCCGGCCATCACCTACGAGGAGATGCTCGAGCTCGCGGCCAGCGGCGCCAAGGTGCTGCACCTGCGCTGCGTCGAGTACGCCCGCCGCTTCGACCTCCCGATCCACGTGCGCTCGTCGTTCTCGGCGAAGACGGGCACGTTCGTGGTCTCCGACACCTCACGACCCGAAGGGGACGACGTGGAGCAGCCGATCATCGCCGGAGTCGCGCACGACCTCGGCGACGCCAAGATCACCGTCGTCGGCGTGCCCGACAAGCCGGGCATGGCGGCCGCGATCTTCCGCGCCGTCGCCGACGCCGAGGTCAACCTCGACATGATCGTGCAGAACGTCTCCGCGGCGGCCACCGGCCGCACCGACGTCACGTTCACCTGCCCCACGTCCGACGGGCAGAAGGCCCTCGCCGCCATCGAGAAGATCCGCCACGAGATCGAGTTCGAGGACCTGCGCTACGACGACGACATCGCCAAGGTGTCGCTCATCGGCGCCGGCATGCGCTCGCACCCCGGCGTGTCCGCGACGTTCTTCGCCGCGCTGTCCGAGGCGGGCGTCAACGTCGAGATGATCTCCACCTCGGAGATCCGCATCTCGGTCGTGACCCGCACCCAGGACGCCGGGCCGGCCGTGCGCGCCGTGCACGCGGCGTTCGGCCTCGACGCCGACGGCGAGGCCGTGGTCTACGGCGGCACCGGCCGCTGA